In Cherax quadricarinatus isolate ZL_2023a chromosome 61, ASM3850222v1, whole genome shotgun sequence, a single window of DNA contains:
- the LOC128699522 gene encoding SET domain-containing protein SmydA-8: protein MGEASTDMADGATIEGRVGGDVGGSVDGDVGGKCGGCGCEAHTKCTGCRSVYYCSRQCQKKGWPGHKDQCRPFTVSKNKEVGRLLVASRDLDVDDFILREAPLVLGPKQETEPVCLACYRRVSGRYRCSRCSWPLCGPKCENTPDHQPECEVTRAAGVTIDIDDADGGPHHLYEVVTALRCLVLAGRDPRRWRMCTERFNSRYPRCVGHDVVHLLRNTFKIHQYPGVDGSEAAIHAVLGVLQINQVPTKTAYGEVQALYPMASLSTHSCMPNTKPVFKDNQLTLRASDPIRRGEPITAIYTDILWGTRARRDHLRQSKLLSCTCQRCADPTELDTYFSALVCRRCSKLVLPTNPLDDLAPWTCQACSHQVSVEEVLRTNLALGAAVEMALAGPTIDTLEALQKEWVSRVHSNHYHLHAVKHSLLQLYGRSKEKAAETEKDEAHWLEIAKKEKACKEFLTVCSRLDPSTAQTIPYVGLTFYEYHKTILQNAQRYFGQRKITTQQLKKRMLLSKALLKKATEIFRHEAEDTPEGQLYLTCEQEVIRIGKWMLAVGLV, encoded by the exons ATGGGCGAAGCTTCCACCGACATGGCGGACGGTGCAACCATAGAAGGGCGTGTGGGTGGCGATGTGGGCGGCAGTGTGGATGGCGATGTGGGTGggaagtgtggtgggtgtgggtgtgaagcaCACACCAAGTGTACTGGGTGTCGCAGTGTTTACTACTGTAGCAGACAGTGTCAGAAGAAAGGATGGCCCGGACACAAGGATCAGTGTAGACCCTTTAcg GTCAGCAAGAACAAGGAGGTGGGTCGCTTACTGGTAGCATCCAGAGACCTGGATGTGGACGACTTCATCCTGAGGGAGGCGCCGCTGGTGTTGGGACCAAAACAGGAGACGGAACCTGTCTGTCTCGCCTGCTACAGGAGGGTCTCCGGAAGGTACAG GTGCTCGAGGTGCTCGTGGCCCCTATGTGGGCCCAAGTGTGAGAACACCCCTGACCACCAGCCGGAGTGTGAGGTCACCAGAGCAGCCGGGGTCACCATCGATATAGACGATGCTGATGGAGGACCTCACCACCTCTACGAGGTCGTCACCGCCCTCAG ATGCTTGGTGTTGGCTGGTCGTGATCCGAGGCGCTGGAGGATGTGTACAGAGAGATTCAACAGCAGGTACCCGAGGTGTGTTGGTCACGACGTAGTTCATCTTCTCAGAAACACTTTCAAGATCCACCAGTACCCGGGTGTGGATGGGTCTGAAGCTGCTATACACGCG gtgctgggagtgttgcagATCAACCAGGTGCCTACCAAGACAGCTTACGGGGAGGTACAAGCACTCTACCCCATGGCATCCCTGTCTACCCACTCTTGCATGCCCAACACCAAGCCTGTCTTCAAG GACAATCAGCTGACCCTCAGGGCATCAGATCCCATCAGACGTGGGGAACCCATCACAGCCATTTACACAGATATCCTGTGGGGAACACGGGCGAGGCGGGACCACCTTCGTCAGAGTAAGTTACTCTCGTGTACATGTCAGCGCTGCGCTGACCCCACTGAACTTGACACGTACTTCTCGGCCCTCGTCTGCCGTCGCTGCTCCaagcttgtcctgcctactaacCCCCTGGATGACCTGGCTCCGTGGACCTGCCAGGCCTGCTCACACCAG GTGAGCGTTGAGGAGGTACTACGGACCAACCTGGCACTGGGTGCCGCTGTGGAGATGGCTCTGGCAGGCCCTACCATTGACACGCTGGAGGCGCTGCAGAAGGAGTGGGTGTCGAGAgtccacagcaaccactaccacctccatgccGTCAAGCACTCACTACTACAGCTGTATGGCAGGTCCAAGGAGAAGGCTGCAGAGACG GAGAAGGACGAAGCCCATTGGCTGGAGATCGCCAAGAAGGAGAAAGCCTGCAAGGAATTCCTCACCGTGTGTTCCCGTCTGGACCCATCTACCGCTCAGACCATCCCATACGTCGGACTCACCTTCTACGAGTACCACAAGACCATTCTACAGAACGCCCAGCGCTACTTCGGCCAGAGGAAGATAACAACCCAGCAGCTCAAAAAAAGGATGCTCCTCTCTAAGGCGCTACTCAAGAAAGCAACGGAGATCTTCAGACACGAAGCAGAGGACACCCCAGAGGGTCAATTGTACCTGACCTGTGAGCAGGAGGTCATTAGGATCGGCAAGTGGATGCTGGCTGTGGGATTGGTGTGA